The Macaca fascicularis isolate 582-1 chromosome 14, T2T-MFA8v1.1 genome contains the following window.
TGCAGTAAGCGGTTTCCTCAGACGTGGCTCTGGTCTTCTTCTCTGCTCTCCTAATGATGTTGGGGTTCGGGCCATTGCTGAGGATGATGGAGTCCCTTAATggaagtgtatgtgtgtgcgcgctCTTCCGAGGCGGACGAGTAGGCCGGGGCGGGTCACTTACCTTGTTCTGGTCCTGTAAATAGAGCCAGCCGCTGAAGGGCTGCAGCGGGAGGTCAAGCACAGAAAGCTTGAGCTCCACCACCCCCGTGCTGACGTTGCGCTCATCCTCATCGATGCCAAATACAGAAAACCGCAGGCTCTTCTGCTCCAGGGCTGTGGGATCCAGGGGGATGGAGAACTTCTCATCAAAGAAGATGGAGTAGGCATTCCTCTGGATCTGCAGGAGAAAGGGCCATGGAGGGCGCTAGGGGCCTGAGAGGCCGCAGCAGGGAGAGAGCACTGGACAGGGAGTCCAgaggcccaggctagagtcctcGCTCTGTTGTCATGACACCTTCAATGCCAATCTTTCCTTTGGTGGCTCAGCCTTGAAGGTTTAAAAGCCTCCTGTCCTCTCCTCAGTGGTGGCCAATCTAGCGGCCTGGCGTTTGAAGCTCCCACAATCTGATCCCAACTAATTTCTGTCCTCAGTGCCCGTGGCACCCCAGAACCCTCCAGATGCCCTGGAGGAGGTGGTCTCCATCTTTCTTGCATCTGCTCGAGTCTAGCCCTAGGCCAGGCAAGCAGTGGAGTGGGACAGTTGTCTGTGGAGTCACGAGCCACTGATGTCCCAGGTTCCTGAAGAGCCTGGCCCAGGACTGTTTGAACACCGTAggctggatgggtggatggaagggaGGACTAGGCGAGGTTGGGCCAACTCGGTTTCCAAGCCCAGTCCTGCCTGGTGGGCGCCACTGGCCTCCTCCCAGGAAGTCGTGGGCGGGCCCCTGGGAAGGTGCATTGCGGGCACTGTCTCTGGGGAATGGGGGGGGATGCTTTAGTCACTGCCTGGCGATATTTAAAGAAAGGCGTTCTCATCCTTGGACCCTGCCTGAGGCTGAGGGGCTGCCTAGCCTGGGGGCAGCACCCCCTGTGGGATTGCCCAGGCTGTTATGCTGGGAAGCTTGCCTTCCCCAGAATAAATCCCCCAGGGCCACCAGCCACCATGACCACACTCTTCTGTCACTGCCTGGGCATGGAAAGGCTCTTCTCACAGTGCTCACGTTCCCTACACAACCCCTTGCTTTTGAAGGGCTCCTGGCCTCCAAGGGATAAAGCCCACCTGgcctcctgacctcctgacctcggcATTCAGGCTGGTCATGATCTGGCTCCACCTGTCCCTCCTTCGGCTAAATTAGCCTCTCAGCTGTCCCCTGCTCATGGGGGCCTGGGCTCCCCAACCAGCCATTCTCTGAACATGTGCTTTGTGCGCACATGGGTGGAGGAGGATGGAACCCTGGGTTCGAGTCCCGGACCTCCTGCTTCCTTACTGGGGTTGTCTTGGGCAAAGCACTttcccgagcctcagtttcctcctctgtaagatgCCCTAACAATCCATCCTGTTGGCCTCAGGGGCTAATGAGAGAATCATGGCTGTGCTAGGCTCTGTGAACCAGGTTCTCAGCACACATCAGGCTGTGGTGGCTGCTGTCTGCCAATGACCCTCCTCCAGGAATGCGTCCTGAACCACCCAGAGTCCTCTAGGCAGCCCAGACCACAGGCAACATGGCTGGGCACGACAGGAGCTCTGCACGGTTCTGAGAGCCAACCTATGGGGCACTGACCTGGGCTGGGCTAAGAACTCCACATACGTTAACCCATCTCTTTCTCAATAACCATGAtgcccatttgacagatggggaaattgagtcATGGGGTGCTAAactgacttacccaaggtcatacTGCTAGGAAGAGgtggaaccaggatttgaacccaggcaatcaGGCTCCAGGGTCCTGCTCCTAATCGCCTACTATACTGACTCTCAGAAGCTGGGCCACCCCAACGTGTTGCCTAAACACGCCCTCCTTGCACTCTGGTCACAGGCCATCCCCATCCTTCAGCCCAGATGTGGCTCTGTTGGCTCTGTGAGGTACAGGGATGTGTGGAGGGTAGCCTAAGGGACTGGGTGCCTTCCCTGCCCCTCACGCTTTATTCTTCACCCTTCCCCACTCTGCTCTGGCCCTGAGAGTTGACCTCCATGGGCTGTGTCAACAGATTCCCTTGGCCTTTGGCTTCTGGTCAGGTCAACCAGTGGAGGTCACCAGAAGGAAACTGGAGGGGGAGGGAGGTCCTTCTCCGCAGTATTGCTGCGGGACGACCATGTCCCTTGGCCAAAGGGCGCAGCTCCCACCAAGGTAGCCCTTTCCACAAAAGGTGGCCCTCTATCCTCTTGGGCCCAGTAACCTCACCTTCCCCTCATCCCTTCAGATCTAGAGTGGGACCGCCCCTCCTGTTACACCCCTCCAGGGTACCATGCCATCCCTGAGGTCGCCTCACAACCCATCTGCGCCACTCTAAAcgttcttgttattttcatttttaaaatttatttatttatttattatttttgaggtggagtcactttgtcgcccaggctggagtgcagtggcatgatcttggctcactgcaacctccgcctcctgagttcaagcaattctcctgcctcagccacccaaatagctgggattacaggtgtgcaccaccatgcctggctaatttttgtatttttgggagagatggggtttcagcatgttgaccaggctggtttcaaacacctgacctcaggtgatccacctgcctcaggttccaaggggctgggattacaggtgtgagccactgcgcccacccctatttttattttttgagacagggtctcattctgtcacccaggctagagtgcagtggtgcaatcgtggcttattgcagcctcaacctcctggactcaagtgatcctcccacctcagcctcctgaatagctgggactatacattAGCtggcactaccacacccagctaaatttttttttttttttttttttttctgttagagaaggaattttgccatgttgcttaggctggccttcaactcctggttaggctcaagcgatcctcccaccttggcctcccaaagtgctgggattacaggcatgagtcactgtacctggacAGTCCTGTTATTAAGCTCTCCCCAAATTAGCCCTCTTGAGCATGTCATCCCTTTTCTGCTGGGACCCCATGTTGACACAGGGCAGATGTGGACAGGGACAGTTGCCACACTCTGTATTCACCTAGCAGGAGAGCTAAGAACGCCACACAATGGGAGCCTTCAGGTGGAGCCCCCCACCTCCCGGCTCTGTATGGAGCTTTCTCTACCGTCTGAAGCTTCAGCTCTAGGATCAGCATCCATATTTGCGCTCTAGTGCCTTCCTGGGATCCTGCCGGGCCCCACCGCCCTGTCTGCCTGGGAGGCGTCTAGTGAGCCCAGAGCACCCTTGTGCCCCACCCTAAGCCCCACTTACCCGGGAAATGCCCACGATCTGCTCGTCGGGCAGCAGGCTGACACGCATGAAGCAGGACTCGAAGCtggcctcctcctgctccaggagGTCCTTGCCCTGCAGCACCGCCACGTGCAGGGTGTGGGAGGCAGCGTCGTACTCCATGCTCACCTCCACCTGGCCCAGGGTGAAGTCCTGCCCAAAGGTGTTGCTCACGGAGGAGATGGAGTTCAGGGAGTCGGCCGACTGGGACTTCCGGAGGGTCCCACAGTGGGCTAGGTCCAACTCCCGGCCCATCAGCTCCAGAGGCCCCAGCTCACTGATGCTCTCAAAAGTGTCCTCAATGCTGAGACTGCCTTTGCGGCTGGATGATCCCCGCGTGCTGGCCTGCTGGGCATTCCAGGCAGGCACTCTCTGGGGATGAGAAAGAGGGATGTGGGAGCATCATGGGGGCCATAGGCAGGGTCACTGGGAGACGTCAAAGAGATGAGTAAGTCCTGTTCATTCTCGAATCTCCAAGTTCCCCTTTCACAGAAGCCCTGCATCCCTTAGCTAGGAAGGTCCttgtttaatattatttcatgtcacttatttatttatttatttttttgagaccgtgtttcactcttgttgcccaggctggagtgcaatggcgcgatcttgactcactgcaacctctccctccagggttcaagtgattctcctgcctcagcctcctgagtagctgggattacaggcatgcgccaccatgcttggctaattttgtatttttagtagagacagggtttctccatgttggtcaggctggtctcgaactcccaacctcaggtgatctgcccacctacctcagcctcccaaagtgctgggattacaggcctgagccaccgtgcccagcctagggGTACacgagactttttttttttttttgagccagagtctcactctgtcatcaggctagagtgcagtggcacgatctcgattcactgcaacctccacctcctgggttcaagcaattctcctgcctcagcctcctgaggacctgggattacaggtgtgcaccaccacgtctggctaattttgtatttttagtagagacggggtgtctacatgttggctaggctggtctcaaactcttgacctcaggcaatctgcccgcctcggcctctcaaagtgctgggattacaggcgtgagtcactgcacctggccaactatttatttatttatttatttatttatttatttatttattttttgagacaaagtcttgctgcattgcccaggctggagtgcagtggcacaatcttggctcactgcaacctctgcctcctgggttcaagcaattctcttgcctcagcctcccaagtagctgggactacaggcacccgccaccacacccagctaatttttgtatttttagtagagacagggtttcactacgttggccaagctggtcttgaactcctgacctcatgatccacctgccttggcctcccaaagtgctgagattacaggcgtgaaccaccgcgcctggtcccTCAACTTTTTCTTAACATGTTTATTTGTAGGGACAGAATTCCATACGTCAAGTTGTCGATTGCAGTGAtgtttagaaaaaggaaaaacagctaGCACCCTAAGTGTCCCAGAAGAAGAACGGGTAAGAATACCAGAAGCCAGCCACTCAAGAGATGATGGAGCAGCCACAAGGGAATTTTACAACACAGGAAGCTTTCATGTTGGATGACGCTCAcccaaatattaattttttttttcccttggccagtcacggtggctcactcctgtaataccagcactttgggaggctgaggtggcagatcgcctgaggtcaggagttcaagaccagcctggtcaacatggtgaaaccctgtctctactaaaactacaaaaattagctgggtgtggcggcatgcgcctgtaatctcagctactcaggaggctgaggtaggagaactgcttgaacccaggaggcggaggttgcagcgagccaagattacgccgttacactccagcctgggcgacagggtgagactccggctcaaaaacaaataaataaataaatatttttattttccttaaattgaCCTTGGGATTTGAGAAAACAAGAACCTTTTATACCACAAACATCTTCCATGCCTTcattaccataattttttttttttttttttgagacagggtctcacttgcccagggtggagtgcgaTCACAGCTTTCCacagcctcaatcttctgggcccaagcgatcctcccacctcactctcccaagtGTCTGCgaccacaggcgtgagctactacacctggctatttttttttttttttaattttgagacggagtctcgctctgtcgcccaggctggagtgcagtggccggatctcagctcactgcaagttccgcctccggggttcacgccattcagctgcctcagcctcccgagtagctgggactacaggcgcccgccacctcgcccggctagttttttgtattttttagtagagatggggtttcaccgtgttagccaggatggtctcgatctcctgacctcgtgatccgcccgtctcggcctcccaaagtgctgggattacaggcttcagccaccgcgcccagcctattttttttttttttttttaagatggtgtctcactgtgttgcctaggctggagtgcagtggcatgagctcagctcattgcaaactccacctcctgggttcaagcaattctcctgcctcagcctcccaagtagctggaactacaggcatgccccaccacacccagctaattttttgtatttttagtagagacggcctttctccatgttggtcaggctggtctcgaactcccaacctcaggtgatctgctcgcctcggcttcccaaagtgctgagattacaggcatgagccaccgcgcccagccacatctggctaatttatttatttattggtagagatgagatcttgctttgttgcccaggctggtctccaactcctgggctcaagagatccttctgccttggctacccaaaatgctgggatcacagacatgagacactgcacctggctgcttaCCATAATTTTCATGGTTCCCCAATTTTCCATTGAGCAGATAATCATAATTTAATTCACTCTTTCGCACTGTTGGACACTTAcgttgtttctactttttcagAAATACAAATGCTGCAGTATCGAATAGCTTTCTTAAAATCCTGGCTCAGAGGACACAGTCCcttgaaggttttttgtttttgtttttgatggagtctcactctgttgcccaggctggagtgcactgccgcgatctcggctcctgggttcaagcaattctcgtgtctcagcctcctgagtagctgggattacaggcgcctgccaccatgcccagctaattttgttttgttttgttttgtttgagacggagttttgctctcgttgcccaggctggagtgcaatggcatgatctcagctcaccgcaacctttacctcccgggttcaagcaattctcctgcctcagcctcccaagtaactgggattacaggcatgtgccaccacgtccggccaattttgtacttttagtagagatggggtttctccatgttggtcaggctggtctcgaactcccgacctcaggtgatcaaccagtctcagcctctcaaagtgctgggattacaggcgtgagccgccgcgcccagtcAGTCctttgaaggcttttttttttttttttttttttgagatggagtctcgctctgtcgcccagactggagtgcagtggcgtgatctcagctcactgcaagctccgccttccgggtttacgccattctcctgcctcagcctcccgagtagctgggactacaggcgcccgccacctcgcccggctagttttttgtatttttttagtagagacggggtttcactatgttagccaggatggtctcgatctcctgacctcgtgatccgcccgtctcggcctcccaaagtgctgggattacaggcgtgagccactgcgcccggcccctttgAAGGCTTTTGACAAGCGTTGCCGAAATGCTCTTTGGAAAAgcggggttttttttgagacagagtctcgctctgtcaaccagactggagtgcagtggcacaatcttggctcactgcaacctctgcctcccaggttcaagtgattctcgtgctcagcctcccgagtagctggtattacaggcatgtgtcaccacacccagctaatttttgtatttttagtagagacagggtttcaccatgttggccagtctgatcttgagctcctgccctcaggtgatccacccacctcggcctcccaaagtgctggtattacagacgtcagccaccacgccaggcctggaAAAGTTTTTTCAAATTTACACTCCCCCAACAGCATGTGAGATAGTCCCCCCAGACACCTTAAGTGAGTGAGCATGAGGGACTCTAATCTGGTAATAGATTCTGGCTGTGCTTTCTGGAACTCTACATGACATTCGGAAAATTCTCTGCCATGTGTTAAATGATAAAACATTCGGCAACGTATAGTGAGAGCCCTAAGAATGTGTGTGCCCCCGATACAACAATTCCACATGTGGACATCCATCCAAAGTACACTATCCCAAATGAAGACAAAGTTTTACATACAGAACATCCACTGCATTATTTATCATGACATTTAGTCAATCATGGCACATGCACAAAAAGGAATCTCCTACAGCCATTAAAATAATGCTTCTGATGTGTGTTCAACAGTATGTCAAAATGCTTCAGCTACAAGGGAGGTGAAAAGAGAAGGACCtggcacggtggtgcacgcctgtaattctagcacttttcgaggccgaggcgggcagatctcttgagcccaggagtttgaggccagcctggccaacgtggtgaaaccctgtctctacaaaaaacaaaaaaaattagctaggcatcgTGGcttgggcctgtagtcccagctacttatgaggctgaggtgggaggattgcttgagcccaggaggtgaaggtcacagtgaattgagattgtgccagagcactccagcctgggtgacagagtgagaccctgtctcaaaaaaaaaaaaaaaaaaagaaaaagaaaaaagaaagaaagaagaaataaatatatcagGTTACTCTGGACACGTTCCTATGGGGTAGCCCTCCTCCACAAGgagcattttggaaaaaaaaaaaaaagaaagaaagaaaaagaaagaaaagaaagaagaaagaaagaaagaaagaaagaaagaaagaaagaaagaaagaaagaaagaaagaaagaaagaagacgtTAGTAGTTCAAAAGCAGGCCGGGTGTGATgactcatgccagcactttgggaggtcgaggcagatggatcacctgaggtcaggagttcgacaccagcctgaccaacatggtgaaaccccatctctactaaaaatacgaaactgactgggcatggtggtgcacgcctataatcccagctacttgggaggctgaggcaggagaatcgcttgaacccaggaggcagaggttgcagtgagcccagatcatgccattgcactccagcctgggcaacaagagggaaactctatctcaaaaaaaaaaaaaaaaatggtgcggATGtgaaaggggaggagggaggtctACTCCCCTTCAAAGGAGGACATCAACCAGGAGGAGGCGGTgatggaggggagggagaggggctgaaggCCGATCTGAGTGGATGTGGGGGCATGGGGTTGCACTCGCTGTGCACCTGCAGGAGCAGAAGCCTCACCTTCTGCCTGGCCTCCGCGCAGCTCTCGCCGTACTTCTGCTGAAGGTACCTGTAGTCGTAATTGGGGAACGGAGAGGGGCTGGGGAAGCTCCCCGACGTCCAGAGCTTCCACAGGCTCACAGCTGCGATTCCCAGCAGGGCCAGGGCCCCTGCAGCATAGACACCCACCTCCCAGCCAGGGGGGCTCTTGATGACTGCAAGGCAAGGGCAGCCTCTCATTAGGGCTTCCTAGTGGATACAGACCCCCACCC
Protein-coding sequences here:
- the SYT12 gene encoding synaptotagmin-12 isoform X2: MRGCPCLAVIKSPPGWEVGVYAAGALALLGIAAVSLWKLWTSGSFPSPSPFPNYDYRYLQQKYGESCAEARQKRVPAWNAQQASTRGSSSRKGSLSIEDTFESISELGPLELMGRELDLAHCGTLRKSQSADSLNSISSVSNTFGQDFTLGQVEVSMEYDAASHTLHVAVLQGKDLLEQEEASFESCFMRVSLLPDEQIVGISRIQRNAYSIFFDEKFSIPLDPTALEQKSLRFSVFGIDEDERNVSTGVVELKLSVLDLPLQPFSGWLYLQDQNKAADAVGEILLSLSYLPTAERLTVVVVKAKNLIWTNDKTTADPFVKVYLLQDGRKMSKKKTAVKRDDPNPVFNEAMIFSVPAIVLQDLSLRVTVAESSSDGRGDNVGHVIIGPSASGMGTTHWNQMLTTLRRPVSMWHAVRRN
- the SYT12 gene encoding synaptotagmin-12 isoform X4 produces the protein MGRELDLAHCGTLRKSQSADSLNSISSVSNTFGQDFTLGQVEVSMEYDAASHTLHVAVLQGKDLLEQEEASFESCFMRVSLLPDEQIVGISRIQRNAYSIFFDEKFSIPLDPTALEQKSLRFSVFGIDEDERNVSTGVVELKLSVLDLPLQPFSGWLYLQDQNKAADAVGEILLSLSYLPTAERLTVVVVKAKNLIWTNDKTTADPFVKVYLLQDGRKMSKKKTAVKRDDPNPVFNEAMIFSVPAIVLQDLSLRVTVAESSSDGRGDNVGHVIIGPSASGMGTTHWNQMLTTLRRPVSMWHAVRRN
- the SYT12 gene encoding synaptotagmin-12 isoform X3 — translated: MYFALHTLLVCCWHWLSQLGSTLAKSACASHSHHSRHHGSGCGRIPSERYLQQKYGESCAEARQKRVPAWNAQQASTRGSSSRKGSLSIEDTFESISELGPLELMGRELDLAHCGTLRKSQSADSLNSISSVSNTFGQDFTLGQVEVSMEYDAASHTLHVAVLQGKDLLEQEEASFESCFMRVSLLPDEQIVGISRIQRNAYSIFFDEKFSIPLDPTALEQKSLRFSVFGIDEDERNVSTGVVELKLSVLDLPLQPFSGWLYLQDQNKAADAVGEILLSLSYLPTAERLTVVVVKAKNLIWTNDKTTADPFVKVYLLQDGRKMSKKKTAVKRDDPNPVFNEAMIFSVPAIVLQDLSLRVTVAESSSDGRGDNVGHVIIGPSASGMGTTHWNQMLTTLRRPVSMWHAVRRN
- the SYT12 gene encoding synaptotagmin-12 isoform X1; its protein translation is MAVDVAEYHLSVIKSPPGWEVGVYAAGALALLGIAAVSLWKLWTSGSFPSPSPFPNYDYRYLQQKYGESCAEARQKRVPAWNAQQASTRGSSSRKGSLSIEDTFESISELGPLELMGRELDLAHCGTLRKSQSADSLNSISSVSNTFGQDFTLGQVEVSMEYDAASHTLHVAVLQGKDLLEQEEASFESCFMRVSLLPDEQIVGISRIQRNAYSIFFDEKFSIPLDPTALEQKSLRFSVFGIDEDERNVSTGVVELKLSVLDLPLQPFSGWLYLQDQNKAADAVGEILLSLSYLPTAERLTVVVVKAKNLIWTNDKTTADPFVKVYLLQDGRKMSKKKTAVKRDDPNPVFNEAMIFSVPAIVLQDLSLRVTVAESSSDGRGDNVGHVIIGPSASGMGTTHWNQMLTTLRRPVSMWHAVRRN